Proteins co-encoded in one Stenotrophomonas maltophilia genomic window:
- a CDS encoding UvrD-helicase domain-containing protein, with translation MSSVPSPNRVLLSAAGSGKTTLLVRQALERPERRIAIVTYTLENLEEIRRSFEAHAGAVPAHVTLHSWYGFLLRQCIRPYQAALCPEPRIETILFVEGVTNNRAPRTQVARHYLAGNRMYSDRAADFAVRCDELTQGQVVARLAAMYDELYIDEVQDLAGFDLDLVERLLKSEIAITLVGDTRQATYATNYAQRYSQYRGPNLAALFQIWEADGLCRLDHRLTSLRCVQALCDMADTLYPQMPRTQSGNGEVTGHDGIYLVAPGDVAAYMQEFAPTVLRHDRRQACDGLPAVNFGQCKGRTYSRVLIFPNGPLTQYLRTADAARITAPPKYYVAFTRARQSVAFVYAGACALPGHQLYAPASADA, from the coding sequence ATGTCCAGCGTGCCATCACCTAACCGGGTCCTGCTCTCGGCAGCCGGCTCGGGCAAGACCACGTTGCTGGTCCGGCAGGCCTTGGAGCGACCTGAGCGCCGCATCGCGATTGTCACCTACACGCTGGAAAACCTGGAAGAGATCCGGCGCTCGTTTGAGGCCCACGCAGGCGCGGTCCCCGCGCATGTCACCTTGCACAGCTGGTATGGCTTTCTGCTGCGCCAGTGCATTCGCCCGTACCAGGCTGCGCTTTGCCCTGAGCCTCGCATCGAGACCATCCTGTTCGTAGAAGGTGTCACCAACAACCGCGCCCCACGCACCCAGGTGGCGCGCCACTACCTGGCGGGCAACCGGATGTATTCGGACCGAGCGGCCGATTTCGCTGTGCGCTGCGATGAGCTGACCCAAGGCCAGGTCGTGGCGCGATTGGCGGCGATGTACGACGAGCTCTACATCGACGAAGTCCAGGATCTGGCCGGCTTTGATCTGGATCTGGTCGAACGGCTGTTGAAGAGCGAGATTGCCATCACGTTGGTAGGCGATACGCGCCAAGCCACGTATGCGACCAACTATGCGCAAAGGTACAGCCAATACCGTGGTCCGAATCTGGCAGCGCTGTTTCAGATTTGGGAGGCCGACGGCTTATGCCGGCTGGATCACCGCCTCACCAGTCTGCGCTGCGTCCAGGCCCTGTGCGATATGGCTGACACGCTCTATCCGCAGATGCCGCGGACCCAATCAGGCAATGGCGAGGTCACCGGACACGATGGCATCTACCTCGTCGCTCCAGGGGATGTGGCCGCGTACATGCAGGAGTTCGCCCCCACCGTGCTCCGGCATGACCGGCGGCAGGCGTGCGACGGACTGCCGGCGGTGAACTTTGGGCAGTGCAAGGGCCGCACCTACAGTCGGGTCCTCATCTTTCCGAACGGGCCGTTGACGCAGTACCTGCGCACGGCCGATGCAGCGCGTATCACCGCGCCGCCGAAATACTACGTGGCCTTCACCCGGGCGCGGCAAAGCGTGGCCTTTGTGTATGCCGGCGCGTGCGCGTTGCCGGGTCATCAGCTCTATGCGCCTGCCAGCGCAGACGCATAG
- a CDS encoding ATP-dependent nuclease, producing MPIERIVIDNFKSFRHLDLPLNAHMNLVVGDNEVGKSTLLEAIHAVVTGQLHGRNLAYELTPYLFHQPTVQEYLGALATGTPASPPRISIEAYLGADAALASLRGTNNSLRLDTAGIRLLVELNDDYREEFNAYLQQHQGAVSLPVEYYTVRWYSFANNGVTARSIPFDSTIIDTHGIKTLSGADRYIAGIIEQALTPAQRVSLSLSFRRMRQSFSEEADVAAINAYLTEHTGDISHRALTVGVDTSPRSTWETSLSPYLDELPFTQAGKGEQSAVKMKLAMHAAGAAHVLLIEEPENHLSYSSMTQLIDKIAALSTAQQVIIATHSSFVLNKLGVDNVILFSAQGQMKLDQLPSDTHDYFMKLPGHDTLRLILAKQAILVEGPSDELIVQRAYSDHHGVAPMAHGVDIISVKSLAFKRFLQIADRLRIQAKVITDNDGDIAVVQERYAEHINAIYYDSDESAPSLEEQLIKANSLAELNTVLGKAFADEVALLKYMKGHKTDTALAIFNSPHSIRFPDYVQRAIT from the coding sequence ATGCCGATCGAACGTATCGTCATCGACAACTTCAAGTCGTTTCGCCATCTGGACCTGCCCCTCAATGCCCACATGAACCTGGTGGTGGGCGACAACGAGGTCGGTAAATCCACCCTGCTGGAGGCCATCCACGCGGTGGTCACCGGCCAGCTGCATGGGCGCAATCTTGCCTACGAGCTCACGCCCTACCTGTTCCACCAGCCCACGGTGCAGGAGTACTTGGGAGCGCTTGCCACGGGCACGCCGGCCTCGCCGCCACGGATCTCCATCGAAGCCTATCTGGGCGCCGACGCCGCGCTGGCGTCGTTACGCGGCACCAACAACTCCCTGCGTCTGGATACCGCCGGCATCCGGCTGCTGGTCGAGCTCAACGACGACTACCGCGAGGAGTTCAACGCCTACCTGCAGCAGCACCAGGGCGCGGTCAGCCTGCCGGTGGAGTACTACACGGTGCGCTGGTACTCCTTCGCCAACAATGGCGTCACCGCCCGTAGTATTCCGTTCGACTCGACCATCATCGACACGCACGGCATCAAGACCTTGTCCGGTGCCGATCGCTATATCGCCGGCATCATCGAGCAGGCACTGACGCCTGCGCAGCGCGTCTCGCTGTCGCTGAGCTTCCGCCGCATGCGGCAGAGCTTTTCCGAAGAAGCGGATGTGGCAGCGATCAATGCCTACTTGACCGAGCACACCGGGGACATCAGCCACAGGGCATTGACGGTAGGCGTGGACACATCGCCGCGCTCAACGTGGGAAACCAGCCTGTCACCCTACCTGGATGAGCTCCCGTTCACCCAGGCCGGCAAGGGCGAGCAAAGCGCGGTGAAGATGAAGCTGGCGATGCACGCGGCCGGCGCGGCTCACGTGCTGCTGATCGAGGAGCCGGAGAACCATCTGTCCTATTCCAGCATGACCCAGCTGATCGACAAGATTGCGGCCCTCTCCACCGCCCAGCAGGTGATCATCGCCACCCACAGCAGCTTCGTGTTGAACAAGCTGGGCGTGGACAACGTGATCCTGTTCAGCGCGCAAGGCCAGATGAAGCTGGACCAGCTGCCCAGCGATACCCACGACTATTTCATGAAGCTGCCGGGCCACGACACGCTGCGGTTGATCCTGGCCAAGCAGGCGATCCTGGTGGAAGGCCCTTCCGACGAACTGATCGTGCAGCGTGCCTACAGTGACCATCACGGCGTGGCGCCGATGGCTCACGGCGTAGACATCATTTCGGTCAAGTCGTTGGCATTCAAACGCTTCTTGCAGATTGCCGATCGACTGAGGATTCAGGCCAAGGTGATCACCGACAACGACGGTGATATCGCAGTTGTGCAAGAGCGCTATGCCGAGCACATCAACGCGATCTATTACGATTCCGACGAGAGCGCCCCTTCGCTGGAAGAGCAGCTGATCAAAGCCAACTCGCTGGCCGAACTCAATACCGTGCTGGGCAAGGCCTTTGCCGATGAGGTGGCGCTGCTCAAGTACATGAAGGGCCATAAGACCGATACGGCCTTGGCGATTTTCAATAGCCCGCACTCGATCAGGTTCCCGGACTATGTCCAGCGTGCCATCACCTAA
- a CDS encoding DNA-binding protein: MARGGLYKSEIKKARDSLLAQGINPSLDAIRIALGNTGSKTTIHRYLKELEAEEGQGVGATVAVSDALQDLIGRLAARLHEEAETAITEAREQFQAQMREREAALESQRQEAAALSTQLQRTETALQAETEARAQGQQALTEANTTVRQLEERVAGLTTRVVEHEAHARSLEEKHQHARQALEHYRTSVKEQREQEQRRHEQQVQELQVALRQANEALTAKNHELLQLNRDNGQWLERHGRLERELAQAKHTAEAQQRELDALRLTATEHQALQTRWAEDVRTLDSVRIELTDARAETTRERERREQAEANALRAGVRQETLEQLLAQFRPEHANDSAADAISSREKAAP; the protein is encoded by the coding sequence ATGGCACGCGGCGGGCTCTACAAGTCGGAAATCAAGAAGGCGCGGGACAGCCTGTTGGCGCAAGGCATCAATCCTTCTCTCGATGCGATTCGTATCGCCTTGGGCAACACGGGCTCCAAGACGACCATCCATCGCTACCTCAAGGAATTGGAGGCGGAGGAAGGCCAGGGTGTCGGGGCGACGGTGGCGGTCAGCGATGCGCTGCAGGACCTGATCGGCCGGCTCGCAGCACGCCTGCACGAAGAAGCCGAGACTGCGATTACCGAGGCTCGGGAGCAGTTCCAGGCACAAATGCGGGAGCGCGAAGCCGCGCTGGAGAGCCAACGGCAGGAGGCGGCCGCGCTGAGCACCCAACTGCAACGCACCGAAACCGCCCTGCAGGCCGAAACCGAGGCGCGCGCGCAGGGGCAGCAGGCCCTCACTGAGGCGAACACCACGGTGCGCCAGCTGGAGGAGCGCGTCGCCGGGCTGACGACGCGCGTGGTCGAGCACGAGGCGCACGCCCGCTCGCTGGAGGAGAAGCACCAGCACGCACGCCAGGCGCTGGAGCACTACCGCACCTCCGTCAAGGAGCAGCGCGAACAGGAGCAGCGCCGGCACGAGCAGCAGGTGCAGGAACTGCAAGTCGCATTGCGCCAGGCCAACGAAGCGCTGACCGCCAAGAACCACGAGCTGCTGCAGCTCAATCGCGACAACGGCCAGTGGCTGGAGCGCCACGGGCGTCTGGAGCGCGAACTGGCGCAGGCCAAGCACACCGCGGAGGCACAGCAACGGGAACTGGATGCGTTGCGACTGACCGCGACCGAGCACCAGGCCCTGCAGACACGATGGGCCGAGGACGTACGAACGCTGGACAGCGTACGCATCGAACTCACCGACGCCCGCGCCGAAACCACCCGGGAGCGGGAGCGCCGCGAGCAAGCCGAAGCCAATGCGCTGCGCGCTGGCGTGCGCCAGGAAACGCTGGAACAGTTGCTGGCACAATTCCGCCCCGAGCACGCCAACGACAGCGCGGCCGATGCGATCTCATCCCGTGAGAAGGCCGCCCCTTAG
- a CDS encoding putative quinol monooxygenase produces MVSKALWVPLEAKPGKEAEVEAFLNSGLELVQQEPGTATWYAVKLGASTFGIFDTFDDDAGRDAHLSGKVAEALMEQAPDLFAKDPEIHKLDVLAAKGAA; encoded by the coding sequence ATGGTAAGCAAAGCACTATGGGTCCCACTCGAAGCCAAACCCGGCAAGGAAGCCGAGGTCGAGGCGTTTCTCAACAGCGGCCTTGAACTGGTTCAGCAGGAACCCGGCACCGCGACCTGGTACGCCGTAAAATTGGGGGCGTCGACGTTTGGCATCTTCGACACCTTTGATGACGACGCCGGTCGAGACGCCCATTTATCCGGCAAGGTCGCCGAAGCCCTGATGGAACAAGCACCGGATCTATTCGCGAAGGACCCGGAAATCCACAAGCTCGACGTACTGGCTGCCAAGGGTGCCGCATAG